In Penicillium psychrofluorescens genome assembly, chromosome: 5, a single window of DNA contains:
- a CDS encoding uncharacterized protein (ID:PFLUO_008346-T1.cds;~source:funannotate), which yields MFYKPGVTEHNLPHDPFKACVVPRPIGWISTKNKEGQANLAPYSQFNNLTFDPPYVMFSSNQTVNGTRKDTVVNAEQTGRFVWNLATWDLREAVNISAEQVPYGVDEFERAKVTKEPATLMDVPMVQESPVKFECEYHSTVRLPGNPPMGTVDVVIGRVIAVHIKDKVLTDGILDIKKTKPIARCGYYQYTVVTETFDMVIPGMSDDVLYGLEGSVKRNHEAESRSL from the exons ATGTTCTATAAACCAGGAGTAACAGAGCACAATCTCCCTCACGATCCATTCAAG GCGTGCGTGGTTCCGCGTCCGATTGGATGGATCTCCACCAAGAATAAGGAAGGCCAAGCCAACCTGGCGCCCTACTCTCAATTTAACAATCTCACATTCGACCCGCCGTATGTGATGTTCTCTTCTAATCAGACCGTCAACGGCACACGCAAGGACACGGTGGTCAACGCCGAGCAGACCGGGCGCTTCGTCTGGAACCTAGCGACCTGGGACCTCCGCGAGGCAGTCAACATCTCAGCGGAGCAAGTACCCTACGGGGTAGACGAATTCGAGCGTGCCAAGGTGACCAAGGAACCAGCAACCTTGATGGATGTCCCGATGGTGCAGGAGTCCCCTGTCAAATTTGAGTGTGAATATCACTCCACCGTGCGGCTGCCAGGAAATCCACCGATGGGCACTGTGGACGTGGTGATCGGCCGGGTGATCGCTGTGCATATCAAGGACAAGGTGTTGACAGATGGCATTCTGGATATCAAAAAGACCAAGCCAATCGCGCGGTGTGGATACTACCAGTACACCGTGGTCACAGAGACATTTGACATGGTGATCCCCGGTATGTCCGACGATGTCCTATACGGGCTAGAGGGGAGTGTGAAGCGCAACCACGAGGCCGAATCACGGTCTTTATAG
- a CDS encoding uncharacterized protein (ID:PFLUO_008347-T1.cds;~source:funannotate) yields MWNDNRGDGLWYKPPIDFEERLWKVQIKSWEKFAHIYFSEASRRIQGFSDTLLEETCLEPSIRSKIRRYLQEQKLMALSRAEKELATIVNELGRMKTCHRTFKEWLQSSQRDLNQFFYYIIDNKLRQVISTYQNLHYFQFAALWRFLDNVIIQVVERHLLGPSGLVFCFSIDWVRSLSEKQLDDLVGEDAEQRKKRDDLQNQIRGLEQILRDSEALQSK; encoded by the coding sequence ATGTGGAATGACAATCGTGGGGATGGATTATGGTACAAGCCACCTATAGACTTTGAGGAGCGGCTTTGGAAGGTACAAATCAAATCTTGGGAGAAATTTGCTCACATCTATTTTTCCGAAGCATCCCGCCGGATCCAGGGCTTCTCCGATACCTTACTGGAGGAAACATGCCTCGAGCCTTCAATTCGCAGCAAAATTCGCCGCTACCTTCAAGAGCAGAAATTGATGGCTCTGAGTCGTGCAGAAAAAGAGCTTGCCACCATTGTGAATGAACTGGGGCGCATGAAGACCTGCCACCGAACGTTCAAGGAGTGGCTGCAATCATCCCAAAGAGACCTTAATCAATTTTTCTATTATATCATCGACAACAAGCTCCGACAAGTCATTTCCACCTATCAAAATCTTCATTATTTCCAGTTTGCGGCTCTATGGCGGTTCCTTGACAATGTGATTATCCAGGTTGTTGAGCGCCATCTCTTGGGGCCATCTGGTCTGGTTTTCTGCTTCAGCATTGACTGGGTCAGAAGTCTTTCAGAGAAACAACTGGATGATCTCGTTGGCGAGGACGCGGAACAAAGGAAGAAACGTGATGACTTGCAAAACCAAATCCGGGGGCTGGAGCAAATACTGAGAGACTCGGAGGCACTGCAATCTAAATGA
- a CDS encoding uncharacterized protein (ID:PFLUO_008348-T1.cds;~source:funannotate): MSSETAFHPVELLRWDGIRSWNAYGVNINESVVKNTVQLFETLGLKDAGYEYISIDDGWSAFERTPDGFLQANSTRFPDGMANLADYVHSKGLKIGLYGDSGKLTCAFHPGSSGYEERDALTYAEWGIDYLKYDNCGGFASMVEAPEVRFGAMNDALKLSGRDISYAVCEWGYQFPWHWGGNIGHSYRMAGDITASFINETGCACKTAYCLNTGYAGCSVVTNIKKMREISQYQTPGHWADMDGLEIGNINMTIYQQQTHFTFWAALKSPLIISTDLATLSHESTALLTNKDIIALNQDSLGKVVNYVETASTEGSIQVWAGEIQDGHVVLLFNEKSFQQTYKVSFNSLGLNIAGLKGVKELWSGKSYGKSHTIAAKLAPYQTLVFKLAM; this comes from the exons ATGTCCTCGGAGACAGCTTTTCATCCAGTCGAGCTCCTCAGATGGGATGGAATTC GAAGCTGGAATGCTTACGGTGTCAACATCAATGAATCTGTCGTCAAGAACACAGTGCAGCTTTTCGAAACCCTCGGCCTGAAAGACGCTGGGTATGAATATATCAGCATCGATGACGGATGGTCCGCATTTGAGAGAACCCCCGACGGGTTTTTACAGGCAAATTCGACTCGTTTTCCCGATGGGATGGCGAATCTTGCGGATTATGTTCACTCAAAAGGACTTAAGATCGGCCTTTATGGTGACAGCGGTAAGCTGACATGCGCTTTCCATCCCGGAAGCTCGGGATACGAGGAGAGAGACGCTCTCACATATGCCGAATGGGGGATTGACTACTTGAAATATGATAACTGTGGAGGATTTGCTTCCATGGTAGAAGCACCGGAGGTCCGTTTTGGTG CTATGAACGACGCATTGAAGCTCTCTGGGAGAGATATCTCCTACGCTGTTTGTGAATGGGGATATCAATTTCCATGGCATTGGGGTGGAA ACATCGGGCACTCATACCGGATGGCTGGAGATATCACGGCCAGCTTCATCAACGAGACAGGCTGTGCCTGCAAGACTGCATATTGCCTAAACACCGGCTATGCAGGATGCTCTGTTGTGACAAACATCAAGAAAATGAGGGAGATTAGCCAATACCAGACTCCCGGGCACTGGGCAGACATGGATGGCCTCGAGATCGGCAACATAAACATGACAATCTACCAGCAGCAAACGCATTTTACCTTCTGGGCTGCTTTGAAGTCTCCCCTGATCATTAGCACCGACCTTGCTACCCTCTCGCATGAAAGTACGGCGCTCCTGACAAACAAAGACATCATTGCTTTGAACCAAGACTCCCTTGGCAAAGTTGTGAACTATGTCGAAACTGCAAGCACAGAAGGCTCGATCCAGGTGTGGGCAGGGGAGATTCAGGATGGACATGTGGTTCTGCTCTTCAACGAGAAAAGTTTTCAGCAGACATACAAGGTCTCATTTAATAGCCTCGGCTTGAACATCGCTGGTCTTAAGGGTGTTAAGGAGCTTTGGTCCGGAAAGAGTTATGGCAAAAGTCACACCATAGCGGCAAAGCTAGCACCATATCAAACGCTGGTATTTAAGTTGGCAATGTAG